The Rhodopirellula islandica genome includes a region encoding these proteins:
- a CDS encoding vWA domain-containing protein, with amino-acid sequence MNVPDPDRVDSPSGLPPDHADALRERKQQLQAALIRVRHEAHAARLEANAARLEATASQIEAELESIGRVSIEQGETADPPSIDEPASSASQHNWNPPGFARTSRFASWNEVREAVDSFANVTTRHDPGHGVSVRAPKMRRLGETTFPDAISPAPMDAPDSDATTDRAPVETDATAESELLEDSPVSSADQRLPADQNFPTDDEPPPSNKPLPSVIADDDETDTSGRRRKPVAVIASAIVHVVLLFILAAFTLNNARPKDQMAFSASATSENEESAMETFSIESSEPVTEPTQSQPDETQYDVSEMGEMPIVDITSTAMDSVATAAANLSSLSSSSSAASQAMQKLSSDANSQMEFCGVEGGGNHFVYLVDSSGSMGDAFTSARSALLQSIDMLTEKQRFYVVFFDAECDYMQLSGSPTPESRSAYATPNNKQQLRNWAMRVSMDRGKAPYEPLRFALELKPDVIFLLSDGEFPQGIEDLLTEENRSTNLFGDTDPISIVHTISYHSREGESRMRRIAEKNFGQYRHVPKP; translated from the coding sequence ATGAACGTTCCCGATCCCGATCGCGTCGATTCCCCCTCCGGCCTGCCACCGGACCATGCCGACGCGTTGCGTGAACGGAAACAACAATTGCAGGCCGCATTGATTCGTGTCCGTCACGAGGCACATGCGGCACGACTCGAAGCCAACGCCGCCCGACTGGAAGCAACCGCTTCCCAAATCGAAGCGGAGCTTGAATCCATTGGCCGCGTCTCCATTGAACAGGGCGAGACGGCTGATCCGCCCAGCATCGACGAACCAGCCTCCTCTGCATCGCAACACAACTGGAATCCCCCGGGCTTCGCACGAACCAGTCGCTTCGCGTCTTGGAACGAAGTCCGCGAAGCGGTTGATTCCTTCGCGAACGTCACCACCCGCCACGATCCTGGACACGGCGTCTCGGTGCGAGCACCGAAAATGAGACGCCTCGGCGAAACAACATTCCCGGATGCGATCTCCCCCGCTCCGATGGATGCTCCTGATTCAGACGCGACCACCGATCGAGCCCCCGTCGAAACCGACGCGACTGCTGAATCTGAACTGCTGGAAGACTCGCCTGTTTCCTCCGCCGACCAACGCCTTCCAGCCGACCAAAACTTTCCAACGGATGACGAACCACCCCCGTCCAACAAACCGCTTCCAAGCGTCATTGCGGATGACGACGAAACCGACACCAGCGGCCGTCGTCGCAAACCAGTCGCGGTGATCGCCAGCGCCATCGTCCACGTGGTTCTGCTGTTCATCCTTGCCGCGTTCACTCTCAACAACGCACGCCCCAAAGATCAAATGGCGTTCTCCGCTTCCGCGACCAGCGAGAACGAAGAGAGCGCCATGGAAACCTTTTCCATCGAAAGCAGCGAACCGGTCACCGAGCCGACTCAGTCGCAGCCCGATGAAACGCAGTACGATGTCAGTGAGATGGGTGAGATGCCGATCGTGGACATCACCTCAACCGCCATGGACTCGGTCGCGACGGCCGCGGCAAACCTCTCGTCACTTTCCAGCTCCTCGTCCGCGGCTTCTCAAGCGATGCAGAAGCTGAGTTCCGACGCCAATTCGCAAATGGAATTCTGCGGGGTCGAAGGGGGCGGCAACCACTTTGTCTATCTCGTCGACAGCTCCGGCAGCATGGGCGACGCCTTCACCTCGGCTCGATCCGCCCTGCTTCAATCGATTGACATGCTCACTGAAAAACAACGCTTCTACGTTGTTTTCTTTGACGCCGAGTGCGACTACATGCAGCTGTCCGGATCTCCCACCCCCGAATCACGCAGTGCTTACGCCACCCCCAACAACAAACAACAACTTCGCAATTGGGCGATGCGAGTGTCGATGGACCGCGGCAAAGCTCCCTACGAACCGCTGCGATTCGCGCTGGAACTCAAACCCGACGTGATCTTCCTGCTGTCCGACGGCGAGTTCCCACAAGGCATCGAAGATTTGCTCACCGAAGAGAACCGGTCGACCAACTTGTTCGGTGACACCGACCCCATCAGCATCGTTCACACGATCAGCTACCACAGCCGCGAAGGCGAAAGTCGGATGCGCCGGATCGCGGAAAAGAACTTCGGACAATACCGCCACGTCCCCAAACCCTGA
- a CDS encoding DJ-1/PfpI family protein — MAKILMLVGDFVEDYEAMVPYQMLLMLEHEVATVCPGKSAGDSVATAIHDFEGHQTYTEKPGHRFAITADFDGLNPETFDALVIPGGRAPEYLRLNEQVLDIVRHFADQNKPIAAVCHGPQILAAAGVLKNRQCSCYPAVAPEVQIGGGTYMPPGEGMDTAHVDGNLVTAPAWPAHPAWMREFNRLLPSD; from the coding sequence ATGGCCAAAATTTTGATGCTCGTCGGCGACTTCGTCGAAGATTACGAAGCCATGGTTCCCTATCAGATGCTGCTGATGCTGGAGCACGAGGTGGCGACCGTCTGCCCCGGCAAATCCGCCGGTGACTCCGTGGCCACCGCGATCCACGACTTCGAAGGCCATCAGACCTACACCGAAAAACCAGGCCACCGGTTCGCCATCACCGCCGACTTCGATGGTTTGAACCCCGAAACCTTCGACGCCTTGGTGATCCCCGGCGGCCGCGCACCGGAGTACCTGCGTCTGAACGAACAAGTCCTCGACATCGTTCGCCATTTCGCGGACCAGAACAAACCCATCGCCGCGGTCTGTCACGGACCGCAAATCCTGGCCGCAGCCGGCGTGCTGAAGAATCGCCAGTGCAGTTGCTACCCCGCCGTCGCCCCCGAGGTTCAAATTGGCGGCGGAACCTACATGCCGCCCGGCGAAGGCATGGACACCGCCCACGTCGATGGCAATCTGGTGACCGCACCGGCTTGGCCCGCTCACCCCGCATGGATGCGTGAATTCAACCGACTGCTCCCCTCGGATTGA
- a CDS encoding outer membrane protein assembly factor BamB family protein codes for MHRFSQFRLILSFTLVAACALGGAASALADHQLLGPVETRQLGLEEVWRRSLSVPAGRQSIVDQQMVVHETQSHVFVEIVQKSGESKPAAAEADAESTENAVDENAVVYARFQVDTDLTKRGAIDQAEAERLGRNEILRLKRRGIEAKSRIQKVPMIRFYTLSDDGTVECRDAESGDLIWLQRVGSEQRGYGGLGVDEAFVSVVNGGELIKLDVKNGQVFGVTSLEYVPLRGVVHCNGFALVPSIGDRIVCYGLVDPTLDPFAEIVAGSSLAVPTHAADSNKVAWGTSRGFVYVMEMEGEPNVQFRLNTDGIVSGSPAAASGERFFFGSESGQIYGIKATREGEVLWSRPTGEPIYSSPIFYNEKVLYPTIYGNLMCVSASDGYSVWPQMVPGVQELLGAIDGKIYARSLSGSLLVMSAEDGKLLGRFPGIQPEALVVNRHSDRLYLVNDRGTMQCLRRPGSVLPKVLKSTAPVETEEESEVQLETTKPKETAPENADPFGGGGGADPFGGAMEDPFAPAGGQDPFGDF; via the coding sequence ATGCATCGCTTTTCTCAATTCCGCCTCATCCTTTCATTCACGCTGGTTGCCGCCTGCGCTTTGGGGGGCGCTGCTTCTGCACTTGCTGATCACCAACTGCTCGGCCCCGTCGAGACCCGCCAGCTTGGGTTGGAAGAGGTGTGGCGTCGCAGTCTGAGCGTCCCGGCTGGTCGGCAATCCATCGTCGATCAGCAGATGGTGGTTCACGAAACGCAGAGTCATGTGTTTGTGGAAATCGTCCAAAAGTCGGGGGAATCCAAGCCTGCCGCAGCGGAAGCTGACGCCGAGTCCACTGAAAATGCGGTGGACGAAAACGCTGTCGTCTACGCTCGATTTCAGGTCGACACCGATCTGACCAAACGGGGAGCCATTGACCAGGCGGAAGCAGAACGCTTGGGCCGGAATGAAATTCTTCGATTGAAACGCCGTGGCATCGAAGCCAAATCACGGATTCAGAAGGTGCCAATGATTCGGTTTTACACCTTGTCAGATGATGGGACCGTGGAATGCCGAGACGCTGAATCGGGGGATCTGATTTGGTTGCAACGGGTCGGATCCGAACAGCGTGGCTATGGCGGTTTGGGCGTCGATGAAGCGTTTGTCTCCGTCGTCAACGGTGGCGAGTTGATCAAGCTGGATGTCAAAAATGGACAGGTGTTCGGTGTCACCTCACTGGAATATGTGCCACTCCGAGGCGTCGTGCATTGCAACGGGTTTGCGTTGGTGCCGTCGATTGGTGATCGGATTGTTTGTTATGGATTGGTGGATCCAACCCTGGATCCTTTCGCTGAAATCGTCGCAGGATCGTCCTTGGCGGTGCCCACGCATGCAGCGGATTCCAACAAAGTGGCTTGGGGAACCAGCCGAGGTTTTGTTTACGTGATGGAGATGGAGGGCGAACCCAACGTGCAATTTCGATTGAACACGGATGGCATCGTCAGCGGTTCTCCGGCAGCTGCATCGGGAGAACGATTTTTCTTCGGCTCCGAATCCGGCCAGATCTATGGCATCAAAGCGACTCGTGAAGGCGAAGTGCTGTGGAGTCGGCCAACGGGCGAGCCGATTTATTCCAGTCCAATTTTCTACAACGAGAAGGTCCTGTACCCGACCATCTATGGCAACCTGATGTGTGTTTCGGCGAGTGACGGCTATTCAGTTTGGCCGCAGATGGTGCCGGGTGTTCAGGAGTTGCTCGGCGCGATTGATGGGAAGATCTACGCACGCAGTTTGTCGGGATCCCTGTTGGTGATGTCAGCGGAAGACGGCAAGTTGCTCGGGCGTTTTCCCGGCATTCAGCCCGAGGCTTTGGTGGTCAATCGCCATTCCGATCGCCTGTACTTGGTCAACGATCGTGGCACGATGCAGTGCCTGCGACGCCCCGGCTCGGTCTTGCCAAAGGTGCTCAAGTCAACGGCTCCTGTCGAAACCGAAGAGGAATCTGAGGTTCAATTGGAGACAACGAAACCGAAAGAGACAGCGCCAGAGAACGCCGATCCGTTTGGTGGGGGCGGTGGCGCGGATCCATTCGGGGGCGCGATGGAAGACCCCTTTGCTCCTGCGGGGGGGCAAGATCCTTTCGGCGACTTCTGA
- a CDS encoding DNA gyrase subunit B has translation MSDSSSTDPASNDPSEDPNVVPAGAVSGDGDAAEVIAGPQKPVERVSTGPAANSEYTDKDLLHLSDLEHVRERPGMYIGDTTVRGLHHLVYEVVDNSIDEAMAGFAKSVSVIVHTDGSVTVEDDGRGVPVTRHDQLSEELDREVSTLEGVMTVLKFGGKFEKGAYQTSGGLHGVGVTVVNFLSQWAEVEVSRDGSTWTQGYERGIPTGPIQKGRPTKKTGTKTTFKADGQIFTVTKYNFDTLQKRLQELAFLNSGVRIKFLDERNGEGGDYQYDRGIVEFVEHLNRASDVLHGDVIQFVGEKEGVEYDMALQYSTEFTETVQSYVNNIHTIEGGTHVSGFRSALTRTLNNYGKKEGLFKSTTPTGDDFREGLTAVISVRVPHPQFEGQTKTKLGNGEVDGIITSGVGEALSKYLEENPRTAKAIVRKGLLAAEAREAARKAKDQLRKRKDALGGGGLPGKLRDCISKKMEECEVYLVEGDSAGGSAEGGRMREYQAILPLRGKIINAYKSREDKVLANEEVQSMIQAIGTGIGADQDLTRRRYNKVIIMTDADVDGSHIRTLLLCFFYRQMYQLVAAGHVYVAQPPLFRVSQGKSRYYIQSEEEMKGQLLERGLNDTRFETEDGRSAEGDTMRALCVALASMEDAIVALERRGVSLRVHSERFDPVTGKLPPFLLTILGEEHWFMKQADVETYLAENNATLDIDQPEEELNADGEPVAESDEPERLVAHLAELHEVRTINSGLKDMEPLGFGLQDLIPADRTGSTTPRFELVRGEDLRRPLEDLRELLPEVRAAGEKGLQVTRFKGLGEMNAEELRETTLDPANRTLVKVNLTDAGAADEMFRLLMGDKVEPRREFIETHALDVRNLDV, from the coding sequence ATGAGCGATTCCTCCTCGACTGACCCTGCTTCGAACGACCCATCCGAGGATCCAAACGTTGTGCCCGCGGGAGCGGTTTCCGGCGACGGGGATGCAGCCGAGGTGATCGCTGGTCCGCAAAAGCCGGTGGAGCGTGTTTCGACGGGACCGGCGGCGAACTCGGAGTACACCGACAAGGATTTGCTGCACCTGTCGGATCTTGAGCACGTGCGCGAACGTCCCGGGATGTACATCGGTGACACGACCGTCCGCGGTCTGCACCACTTGGTCTACGAAGTCGTCGACAACTCGATCGACGAAGCCATGGCTGGTTTCGCCAAATCAGTCAGCGTGATCGTTCACACCGATGGCAGTGTCACGGTGGAAGACGATGGTCGCGGGGTCCCCGTGACACGTCACGATCAGTTGTCAGAGGAGCTGGATCGCGAAGTCAGCACGCTGGAGGGCGTGATGACGGTGCTGAAGTTCGGCGGCAAGTTCGAAAAGGGGGCCTACCAAACCTCCGGCGGTTTGCACGGTGTGGGTGTGACCGTGGTGAACTTCTTGAGCCAGTGGGCCGAGGTGGAAGTCAGCCGGGATGGGTCGACTTGGACTCAGGGTTACGAACGCGGGATTCCCACCGGCCCGATTCAGAAAGGTCGGCCGACGAAAAAAACGGGGACCAAGACCACATTCAAAGCCGATGGGCAGATTTTCACGGTCACCAAGTACAACTTCGACACACTGCAGAAACGGCTGCAGGAACTGGCGTTCCTCAACAGTGGCGTTCGCATCAAATTCCTCGACGAGCGAAACGGCGAAGGCGGCGACTACCAGTATGACCGTGGGATCGTTGAGTTCGTGGAACACCTCAACCGTGCCAGCGACGTGTTGCACGGCGATGTGATTCAGTTCGTCGGTGAGAAAGAAGGTGTCGAGTACGACATGGCGCTGCAGTACAGCACCGAGTTCACGGAAACGGTTCAGTCGTACGTCAATAACATTCACACCATCGAAGGCGGAACGCACGTGTCCGGTTTTCGATCCGCTCTGACGCGGACGTTGAACAACTACGGCAAAAAAGAAGGCCTGTTCAAGAGCACCACGCCAACCGGCGACGATTTTCGAGAGGGTCTGACGGCGGTGATCAGCGTGCGGGTTCCTCACCCGCAGTTCGAAGGTCAAACCAAAACCAAGCTTGGCAATGGCGAGGTCGACGGCATCATCACCAGTGGCGTTGGCGAAGCACTCAGCAAGTACTTGGAAGAGAATCCTCGAACCGCCAAGGCGATTGTTCGCAAAGGTTTGCTTGCCGCGGAAGCTCGCGAAGCAGCTCGCAAGGCCAAGGATCAGCTGCGAAAGCGAAAGGACGCCCTCGGTGGCGGTGGTTTGCCCGGCAAACTTCGCGATTGCATTTCCAAGAAGATGGAAGAATGCGAAGTCTACCTGGTCGAAGGTGATTCGGCCGGTGGGTCGGCTGAAGGTGGGCGGATGCGAGAGTACCAAGCGATCCTGCCGCTTCGCGGTAAGATCATCAACGCGTACAAGAGTCGCGAAGACAAGGTGCTGGCCAACGAAGAAGTCCAGTCGATGATCCAAGCGATTGGGACTGGAATCGGCGCCGATCAGGATCTCACGCGACGCCGGTACAACAAAGTCATCATCATGACGGATGCCGACGTCGATGGCAGTCACATTCGCACGTTGTTGCTGTGTTTCTTCTATCGACAGATGTACCAATTGGTGGCCGCGGGACACGTTTATGTGGCCCAGCCGCCTTTGTTCCGGGTCTCGCAAGGCAAGAGCCGCTACTACATCCAATCGGAAGAGGAGATGAAGGGCCAGTTGCTCGAACGCGGTTTGAATGACACGCGATTCGAGACCGAAGATGGACGCAGCGCCGAAGGCGATACCATGCGAGCCCTCTGCGTCGCGCTGGCGTCGATGGAAGATGCGATCGTTGCCTTGGAACGACGCGGTGTCAGTCTGCGTGTTCACAGCGAACGATTTGATCCAGTCACCGGCAAGCTGCCTCCGTTCTTGTTAACGATCCTGGGGGAAGAACACTGGTTCATGAAGCAAGCGGATGTGGAGACTTACCTCGCTGAAAACAACGCTACCTTGGACATCGACCAGCCTGAAGAAGAGTTGAATGCCGACGGTGAGCCGGTCGCTGAGAGTGATGAGCCTGAAAGATTGGTCGCTCACTTGGCCGAGCTGCATGAGGTTCGGACGATCAACAGCGGTTTGAAGGACATGGAGCCGCTTGGGTTCGGGTTGCAGGATTTGATCCCGGCCGACCGAACCGGTTCCACCACGCCCCGCTTTGAACTCGTTCGTGGCGAAGACCTGCGTCGACCGCTGGAAGACCTGCGGGAGCTGTTGCCGGAAGTGCGGGCTGCTGGTGAAAAGGGTTTGCAAGTGACCCGCTTTAAAGGGCTGGGCGAAATGAACGCGGAAGAGCTCCGCGAAACAACGCTCGATCCCGCCAACCGGACGCTGGTGAAGGTCAATCTGACTGACGCAGGCGCCGCCGACGAAATGTTCCGTTTGTTGATGGGGGACAAAGTTGAGCCCCGTCGCGAATTCATCGAAACCCACGCACTTGATGTGCGAAACTTGGACGTCTAG
- a CDS encoding AAA family ATPase: protein MVTPPPRDNPEGSDIETAEALIQSVAQVKEQVGRIVVGQSDVIEQLLIAILARGHCLLEGVPGLAKTLMVRTLASSMSLDFRRIQFTPDLMPGDITGTDIIQEDHETGRREMLFRPGPVFTQMLLADEINRTPPKTQAALLEAMQEHEVTAGGKTYALKEPFFVLATQNPIEQEGTYPLPEAQRDRFLFHVVVGYPSRDQESEIVERTTSGDLADVQPVVSGEDICKFQSVVRRVPLPEHVKNWVIDAVRAARPSEPDAKGWVKEWIQWGPGPRASQQLVLASKARALLHGRTHVTLEDAQTLALPVLRHRIVPTFAAEADGIAVEDLVARLVAEQSAGAASVL, encoded by the coding sequence ATGGTCACACCGCCTCCCAGAGACAATCCCGAAGGTTCGGACATCGAAACTGCGGAGGCGTTGATTCAGAGCGTTGCCCAGGTCAAGGAGCAGGTCGGCCGAATCGTGGTCGGTCAGAGCGATGTGATTGAGCAATTGCTGATTGCGATCTTGGCTCGCGGTCATTGTTTGCTGGAGGGGGTGCCGGGATTGGCAAAGACGTTGATGGTTCGGACCTTGGCGAGTTCGATGAGTCTGGATTTTCGTCGCATCCAGTTCACGCCTGACCTGATGCCGGGCGACATCACCGGCACCGACATCATTCAAGAGGATCACGAAACCGGCCGTCGAGAGATGCTGTTTCGGCCCGGTCCCGTGTTCACACAAATGTTGTTGGCCGACGAGATCAACCGGACGCCGCCCAAGACTCAGGCGGCGCTGTTGGAGGCGATGCAGGAGCACGAGGTCACGGCGGGCGGCAAGACCTACGCTCTCAAAGAGCCGTTCTTTGTTCTCGCGACGCAAAACCCGATTGAGCAGGAGGGAACCTACCCGCTTCCAGAGGCTCAGCGGGATCGGTTCTTGTTTCATGTCGTCGTTGGGTATCCCTCTCGCGATCAAGAGTCCGAGATTGTTGAGCGGACCACATCGGGTGATCTGGCGGATGTTCAGCCCGTCGTCAGCGGCGAAGACATTTGCAAGTTTCAATCCGTTGTCCGCCGGGTTCCATTGCCGGAGCACGTGAAGAACTGGGTGATTGACGCGGTTCGAGCGGCACGCCCCAGCGAGCCCGACGCGAAGGGCTGGGTGAAAGAGTGGATCCAATGGGGGCCTGGTCCGCGCGCGAGCCAGCAGTTGGTGCTGGCGTCCAAGGCACGTGCGTTGTTGCACGGTCGCACACATGTGACGCTTGAAGACGCACAGACGCTCGCGTTGCCGGTGTTGCGTCACCGAATTGTGCCAACTTTTGCCGCCGAAGCGGATGGGATTGCAGTCGAGGATTTGGTCGCGCGTTTGGTGGCCGAGCAGAGTGCCGGGGCGGCATCTGTTTTGTAG
- the pheA gene encoding prephenate dehydratase, producing the protein MSSPESRNPTESIDTQILELLRERCRVMTQQAASNAESDWAGTLASIDRLVSQKEADEAAANPTICPEDQRSVLRHVASACWRATRPGTFAFLGPTDSYSHLAALAYFGEAANLLPVPSIGAVFDAVERGDCAGGIAPIENSTDGRVVDTFGRLSKGKVSITGEVQLAIHHQLLAMCDRDAITEVHSKPQAISQCRAWLANHLPTAKLIECSSTAAAAKLAVTQPGVAAIASEAAGRRHGLRVIGANIEDNRDNITRFAVLGHNQPTATGNDKTTLLFQVAHQPGTLADAMGIFKQHELNLTWIESFPQPGTKNEYFFVVEFPGHREDPAVAKAIEHLKTATHHTHVLGSYRRAARAES; encoded by the coding sequence ATGAGCTCACCTGAATCACGCAATCCAACCGAATCCATCGACACCCAAATCCTGGAACTATTGCGTGAACGCTGTCGGGTGATGACCCAACAAGCAGCCTCCAACGCGGAATCCGATTGGGCCGGCACCCTGGCGTCGATCGACCGCCTCGTCAGCCAAAAGGAAGCAGACGAAGCGGCTGCGAATCCCACGATTTGCCCCGAAGACCAACGCAGTGTCTTGCGACACGTCGCTTCCGCCTGCTGGCGCGCCACCCGACCTGGCACCTTCGCCTTCCTTGGACCGACAGACAGCTACAGCCACCTCGCAGCACTCGCTTACTTTGGTGAGGCAGCCAATCTCTTGCCTGTCCCATCGATCGGCGCGGTCTTTGACGCGGTCGAGCGAGGCGACTGTGCGGGCGGAATTGCCCCGATTGAAAACAGCACCGATGGCCGCGTGGTCGACACCTTTGGCCGGCTTTCCAAAGGCAAAGTCTCGATCACCGGCGAAGTCCAACTTGCCATCCACCACCAACTGCTGGCGATGTGCGATCGCGACGCAATCACGGAAGTCCACAGCAAACCACAGGCAATCTCACAATGCCGCGCCTGGCTGGCCAATCATTTACCCACTGCAAAACTGATCGAATGCAGCTCGACCGCTGCCGCCGCCAAATTGGCTGTCACTCAGCCTGGAGTCGCCGCGATCGCTAGCGAAGCGGCCGGACGCCGGCACGGACTTCGCGTCATCGGGGCCAACATCGAAGACAACCGTGACAACATCACCCGCTTCGCGGTCCTCGGACACAACCAACCCACCGCCACTGGAAACGACAAAACAACCCTTCTGTTTCAGGTTGCCCATCAGCCGGGCACACTGGCCGATGCAATGGGCATCTTCAAGCAGCATGAGCTCAACCTGACCTGGATCGAATCGTTTCCTCAGCCGGGGACAAAGAACGAGTACTTCTTTGTCGTCGAATTCCCAGGTCATCGCGAGGACCCCGCCGTTGCCAAAGCAATCGAACACCTGAAAACTGCGACGCATCACACTCACGTGCTGGGAAGCTACCGCCGCGCGGCTCGAGCCGAGAGCTGA
- the dnaK gene encoding molecular chaperone DnaK: MAQGEKIIGIDLGTTNSVVAIMEGSEPKVIPNAEGNRLTPSVVAFTDKQETIVGEPARRQAVTNPKRTVYSAKRFMGRRHNEVQSEEKMVPYGVTGGPGDYVKIQVGDSEYTPQEISAKILRKLKESAESYLGHKVNKAVITVPAYFNDAQRQATKDAGQIAGLEVARIINEPTAAALAYGLDKKKDESIIVFDLGGGTFDVSVLEVADSGDEDQESRVFQVISTSGDTHLGGDDFDEALINYVASEFQKENAIDLRNDAMALQRLQEACEKAKKELSTLPETDINLPFITMDASGPKHLTMKITRSKFEELIDALVERCRGPVLQALKDAGMDPKDIDEVVLVGGSTRVPKVREVVKSIFGKEPHQGVNPDEVVAVGAAIQGSVLAGDRNDVLLLDVTPLTLGIETEGGVMTALVERNTTIPAEKKNVFSTAADNQTAVTVRVFQGERKMANANRLLAEFNLEDIPASPRGVPQIEVKFDIDQNGILSVSAKELKTGKEANVEIKDSGALSDSDIEQMQKDAEANAEEDKRQFELVEARNKVNQQVYQLEKLMGENDDKLSDDDKAPMNAAIEKVKKAAEGDDLAEIKAASDELEAASQAFSKVLYEKTDAAGEAGADAAGAAGATAGGGDDDDAIDAEFEVKE, encoded by the coding sequence ATGGCACAAGGCGAAAAAATCATCGGCATCGACCTCGGGACCACCAACAGCGTGGTCGCGATCATGGAGGGCAGCGAGCCCAAGGTGATTCCCAACGCGGAGGGAAATCGACTGACTCCGAGTGTGGTCGCGTTCACCGACAAGCAAGAAACCATCGTCGGCGAACCCGCTCGACGTCAAGCCGTCACCAACCCGAAACGCACCGTTTACTCGGCCAAGCGTTTCATGGGACGTCGTCACAACGAAGTTCAGTCGGAAGAAAAAATGGTGCCTTACGGCGTCACCGGCGGACCGGGCGACTACGTGAAAATTCAGGTGGGCGACAGTGAATACACCCCACAGGAAATCTCTGCCAAGATCCTTCGTAAGTTGAAGGAATCGGCGGAATCCTACCTGGGACACAAGGTCAACAAAGCGGTCATCACCGTTCCTGCGTACTTCAACGACGCACAGCGACAAGCGACCAAGGACGCTGGCCAAATCGCCGGTTTGGAAGTCGCTCGGATTATCAACGAACCAACCGCTGCTGCTCTGGCATACGGTTTGGACAAGAAGAAGGATGAAAGCATCATCGTCTTCGACTTGGGCGGTGGTACGTTCGACGTCTCTGTTCTGGAAGTTGCCGACAGTGGTGACGAAGATCAAGAGAGCCGCGTGTTCCAAGTGATCAGCACATCAGGTGACACTCACCTCGGCGGCGATGACTTCGACGAAGCATTGATCAACTATGTTGCCAGCGAATTCCAAAAGGAAAACGCGATCGATCTTCGCAACGATGCAATGGCTTTGCAGCGGTTGCAAGAGGCTTGCGAAAAGGCCAAGAAAGAGCTCAGCACGTTGCCTGAGACCGACATCAACTTGCCCTTCATCACGATGGATGCCTCGGGACCGAAGCACCTGACGATGAAGATCACTCGATCCAAGTTTGAAGAGTTGATCGATGCGTTGGTGGAACGTTGCCGCGGTCCAGTGCTGCAAGCATTGAAAGACGCTGGGATGGACCCCAAGGACATTGACGAAGTCGTGTTGGTCGGTGGTAGCACACGTGTGCCCAAGGTTCGCGAAGTTGTCAAAAGCATCTTCGGGAAAGAGCCTCACCAAGGCGTCAACCCTGACGAAGTGGTTGCGGTGGGTGCTGCGATCCAAGGCAGCGTTTTGGCTGGTGACCGCAATGATGTGTTGCTGCTTGATGTGACCCCGCTGACGCTCGGAATCGAAACCGAAGGTGGCGTGATGACTGCCTTGGTCGAACGCAACACCACGATCCCAGCCGAGAAGAAGAACGTCTTCAGCACGGCTGCTGACAATCAAACAGCAGTGACCGTTCGCGTTTTCCAAGGGGAACGCAAGATGGCCAATGCGAACCGGTTGCTGGCTGAATTCAACTTGGAAGACATTCCCGCCTCCCCGCGTGGCGTGCCGCAAATCGAAGTGAAATTTGACATCGATCAAAACGGCATTCTGAGCGTTTCGGCCAAGGAATTGAAAACAGGGAAGGAAGCCAATGTCGAAATCAAAGACAGTGGCGCGTTGTCTGACAGTGACATCGAGCAAATGCAGAAGGATGCGGAAGCCAATGCCGAGGAAGACAAGCGGCAGTTTGAATTGGTGGAAGCACGCAACAAGGTCAATCAGCAGGTCTACCAGCTTGAGAAGTTGATGGGCGAGAACGATGACAAGTTGTCCGATGACGACAAGGCTCCGATGAACGCTGCGATTGAGAAGGTCAAGAAAGCCGCTGAAGGCGATGACTTGGCTGAGATCAAGGCTGCGTCAGACGAACTGGAAGCTGCCTCGCAAGCATTCAGCAAGGTCTTGTACGAAAAGACGGATGCCGCTGGCGAAGCAGGAGCTGATGCGGCGGGTGCCGCTGGGGCAACTGCGGGCGGTGGCGACGACGACGACGCGATCGACGCGGAGTTCGAAGTCAAAGAGTGA